In Roseomonas sp. OT10, the genomic stretch TGCTGGCGGCCGAAGCGGCGCTGGCGCGGGCGGAGGCAGGGCTCGGCATCGTGCCCGTCGGCTTGTCGGACGCGATCGAGGCCGTGTCTCCCGGAGATCTCGACCTGGCGGCGCTGGGGCGGCAAACGATGCTCTCCGCCGTGCCAACCATCCCTTTCGTGAAGGCGGTGCAGGCCCGCCTGCCTCCGGAGATGGAACGCGACTTCCACCGGGGCGCGACCACGCAGGACATCCTCGATACCGCCTTGGTGCTGCAGCTCCGGGACGCGTTGCGGCTGGTGGCGGCGGAGCTGGATCGCGTCCTGGCCGGGTTGTGCGCGCTGGCCGGGGCGCACCGGGAGACGCCTTGTGTCGGCCGCAGCTATGGCCAGCACGGGGCTCCGCTCAGCTTCGGCTACAAGGTGGCGGTGTGGCTCGCCGGCATCGCGGAGGCGGCGGAACGGCTGCCGGAAATCCGGCAAAGGCTGCTGGTGGCGTCCCTGGCTGGGCCCGTCGGCACGCTGGCCGGGCTGGGGATGCAGGGACCGGCGGTGCTGGAGGCCTTCGCGCGGGAGCTTGGCCTCGGGGCCACGTCCATTGCCTGGCATGCCCGGCGCGGGCACATCGCCGAGGCCGGCGGCTGGCTGGCGCAGTTGCTGGGCGCGCTGGGCAAGATGGCGACCGACATCGCCCACCTGGCCAGCACGGAGGTGGGGGAGGTGGCGGAACCCTACATGCCCGGGCGCGGCGGCTCCTCGGCCATGCCGCATAAGCGCAACCCGGTGTCCTGCACCGTCATCCTGGCGGCCCATGCGGCGGCGCCGGGGCATGCGGCGACGCTGCTGCATGCGATGGCCGTGGCGCATGAACGCCCGGCCGGGCTGTGGCACGCCGAATGGCATGCACTGCCTGCCCTGTTCGGACTGGCCTCCGGTGCGCTGCGGGAGGCGCGGGTGCTCGCGGAAGGGCTGGAGGTGGATGTGGCCCGCATGCGCGCCAATTTCGACCTGACGCGGGGCCTGCTCTTCGCTGACGCCGCCGCCGCCCGCCTGGGTAAGGCGCTGGGCCGGAGCGCGGCGCACGCGCTGGTGGAGCATGCCGCGGGGGAGGTGCGGAGACGCGGCGAGCCGCTGCGGGCCGTCCTGGA encodes the following:
- a CDS encoding class-II fumarase/aspartase family protein, which gives rise to MTFSALDSALVGPLFATEDMRACFSDEARLRAMLAAEAALARAEAGLGIVPVGLSDAIEAVSPGDLDLAALGRQTMLSAVPTIPFVKAVQARLPPEMERDFHRGATTQDILDTALVLQLRDALRLVAAELDRVLAGLCALAGAHRETPCVGRSYGQHGAPLSFGYKVAVWLAGIAEAAERLPEIRQRLLVASLAGPVGTLAGLGMQGPAVLEAFARELGLGATSIAWHARRGHIAEAGGWLAQLLGALGKMATDIAHLASTEVGEVAEPYMPGRGGSSAMPHKRNPVSCTVILAAHAAAPGHAATLLHAMAVAHERPAGLWHAEWHALPALFGLASGALREARVLAEGLEVDVARMRANFDLTRGLLFADAAAARLGKALGRSAAHALVEHAAGEVRRRGEPLRAVLEELPQVREAGIDLSAAFDPGPAVAAAAAWVAPAIRNAEAARGALRVG